In Pseudoalteromonas marina, a genomic segment contains:
- the hscB gene encoding co-chaperone HscB, giving the protein MRYFELFAVPVDYNIDLATINKNYLELQRAVHPDRHANASSRDKLMSVQSAAEINDALQTLKHPVKRAEYMLSELGVDIRAEQQTLQDPMFLMQQMELREELEELASASDPDAAIANFEKQIKQLNEQYSAQLAEQLASNDKQQYELAADNIRKLKFVYKLRDELERIEDSLFDD; this is encoded by the coding sequence ATGCGTTACTTTGAATTATTTGCAGTGCCCGTTGATTATAATATTGATTTAGCAACGATTAATAAAAATTACCTAGAATTACAGCGTGCTGTTCACCCCGACCGCCATGCCAATGCAAGCAGCCGAGATAAGTTAATGTCGGTGCAAAGTGCTGCTGAAATTAACGATGCCTTGCAAACACTTAAGCATCCAGTTAAACGTGCTGAGTATATGTTAAGCGAGCTAGGTGTTGATATTCGCGCTGAGCAACAAACGCTGCAAGATCCTATGTTCTTAATGCAACAAATGGAATTGCGCGAAGAGCTCGAAGAGCTTGCATCAGCGAGTGACCCGGATGCGGCCATTGCTAATTTTGAAAAACAAATAAAACAACTTAACGAGCAATACAGTGCACAGCTTGCAGAGCAGTTAGCAAGTAACGACAAGCAACAGTATGAACTAGCGGCTGATAATATTCGTAAACTGAAGTTTGTTTATAAATTACGTGACGAACTAGAACGCATTGAAGACAGTTTATTTGACGATTAA
- the hscA gene encoding Fe-S protein assembly chaperone HscA has translation MALLQIAEPGQSAAPHEHKLAIGIDLGTTNSLVATVQSGEARTLTDELGAAMLPSVVRYQAGGITVGSEAAQAATQDPANTLISVKRFLGKTQAEIEQSYGQLPYEFCEDNGSLAIQTEAGKISPVKASSHILAALKARAEQSFGNQEILGAVITVPAYFDDAQRQSTKDAAELAGINVLRLLNEPTAAAVAYGLDSGQEGIIAVYDLGGGTFDISVLRLHQGVFEVMATGGDSSLGGDDFDSLLVDYFKQQTGVSALSPSVLRLFINKAKACKEALSQYAKVNVGLEFDGQNHTVEVTRETFDEMAMPLVKKTLRSCRRAVKDAGIENEEVLQVIMVGGSTRMPLVRSQVHSFFDKEPLTSIDPDRVVALGAALQADVLIGNKPDSDMLLLDVLPLSLGLETMGGLVEKIIPRNTTIPVARAQEFTTFKDGQTAMSLHVLQGERELVDDCRSLAKFSLKGIPPMAAGAAHIRVTFKVDADGLLSVSAMEKSTGVQAEIQVKPSFGLSDDQVANMLKESMSNAKDDMQARMLKEQQVEALRVIEALNASLDADGALLDDAQLTSLRAEIAELVKVRENAQQPSEIKAAIEKVDNASSEFASRRMDASIKKALTGQSVDNI, from the coding sequence ATGGCATTATTGCAAATTGCTGAGCCGGGGCAAAGCGCGGCACCACACGAACATAAACTAGCCATAGGTATTGACCTTGGCACGACTAATTCATTAGTGGCTACTGTACAAAGCGGCGAAGCGCGCACCTTAACCGATGAATTAGGGGCAGCGATGCTACCGTCGGTTGTTCGTTATCAAGCCGGTGGTATTACTGTGGGTTCAGAAGCAGCTCAAGCTGCAACACAAGACCCTGCTAATACGCTTATTTCGGTAAAGCGCTTTTTAGGTAAAACACAAGCTGAAATAGAGCAAAGCTACGGCCAATTACCGTATGAATTTTGTGAAGATAATGGCTCGCTTGCAATTCAAACCGAGGCCGGAAAAATCAGCCCAGTTAAAGCGTCAAGCCATATCTTAGCCGCTCTAAAAGCGCGTGCAGAACAAAGTTTTGGTAATCAAGAAATTTTAGGGGCTGTTATCACCGTTCCTGCGTATTTTGATGATGCTCAGCGTCAAAGTACCAAAGATGCAGCAGAACTTGCTGGTATTAACGTATTGCGTTTGTTAAACGAGCCTACAGCAGCTGCTGTTGCCTATGGCTTAGACTCGGGCCAAGAAGGGATCATAGCAGTTTACGACTTAGGCGGTGGTACATTTGATATTTCTGTTCTTCGTCTACACCAAGGTGTTTTTGAAGTCATGGCAACGGGTGGCGACTCAAGCTTAGGGGGTGACGACTTTGATTCACTACTGGTTGATTACTTTAAGCAGCAAACGGGTGTGTCGGCGTTATCACCTTCGGTTTTACGTTTATTTATTAATAAAGCAAAAGCCTGTAAAGAAGCGTTAAGCCAGTACGCAAAAGTAAATGTAGGGCTTGAGTTTGACGGACAAAACCACACGGTAGAAGTAACGCGCGAAACATTCGACGAAATGGCGATGCCACTAGTTAAAAAAACGCTGCGTTCGTGTCGTCGTGCTGTAAAAGATGCTGGCATTGAAAACGAAGAAGTTTTACAAGTTATTATGGTCGGCGGGTCAACGCGTATGCCACTGGTACGTAGCCAAGTACATAGCTTTTTTGATAAAGAACCGCTAACCTCAATCGACCCAGATCGGGTTGTTGCATTGGGTGCAGCACTGCAAGCAGACGTACTCATTGGCAATAAGCCAGACTCAGACATGTTATTGCTAGATGTACTGCCACTGTCGCTTGGACTTGAAACCATGGGCGGTTTGGTTGAAAAAATTATACCGCGTAACACGACTATTCCGGTAGCGCGCGCTCAAGAATTTACAACGTTTAAAGATGGCCAAACGGCAATGTCTTTGCATGTATTACAAGGTGAGCGTGAGTTGGTTGACGATTGTCGTTCACTTGCTAAATTTAGCTTAAAAGGTATTCCACCAATGGCAGCCGGTGCTGCACACATTAGAGTCACCTTTAAAGTTGATGCTGATGGCTTATTAAGTGTTTCAGCTATGGAAAAATCAACGGGTGTGCAAGCCGAAATTCAGGTTAAACCGTCGTTTGGTTTATCTGACGACCAAGTAGCTAACATGCTAAAAGAGTCGATGAGCAACGCAAAAGACGACATGCAAGCACGTATGCTTAAAGAGCAACAAGTTGAGGCTCTTCGTGTTATTGAGGCACTAAATGCTTCATTAGATGCTGATGGCGCTTTACTTGATGACGCTCAGCTTACAAGTTTAAGAGCTGAAATTGCAGAGCTGGTAAAAGTGCGCGAAAATGCTCAACAACCTAGCGAAATTAAAGCGGCTATCGAAAAAGTAGATAACGCCAGTAGTGAATTTGCATCGCGCAGAATGGATGCATCAATTAAAAAAGCCCTAACGGGTCAGTCAGTAGACAACATTTAA
- the iscA gene encoding iron-sulfur cluster assembly protein IscA: protein MAVTLTDAAANRVQSFLANRGKGLGLRVGIKTTGCSGLAYVLEFVDELNEDDETFAAKGVTLIVDAKSLVYIDGTELDYTKEGLNEGFKFNNPNQADECGCGESFTV from the coding sequence ATGGCAGTGACATTGACAGATGCGGCAGCAAACCGCGTACAATCATTTTTAGCAAACCGCGGCAAAGGGTTAGGTCTGCGCGTTGGCATTAAAACGACGGGCTGTTCAGGTCTTGCTTATGTACTTGAGTTTGTTGACGAGTTAAACGAAGACGATGAAACCTTTGCGGCTAAAGGCGTTACTTTAATAGTTGACGCAAAAAGCTTAGTTTACATCGATGGCACAGAGCTCGACTACACAAAAGAAGGTTTAAATGAAGGGTTTAAATTTAATAACCCAAACCAAGCTGACGAGTGTGGTTGTGGCGAAAGCTTTACCGTTTAA
- a CDS encoding class I SAM-dependent methyltransferase — protein MVIQCAFKECRPYLNELETRFGLVNWQQNSQGFSLHYDDTGLSLFKTDEPKLGAINVDFVSGAAAHRRKFGGGKGQAIAKAVGLNKGATPVVLDATAGLGRDGFVLASLGCKVILHERHPVVAALLADGLNRAYSDTEIGPWMKDNMSLVFGSSHTLLAQCESMPDVVYLDPMFPHREKSALVKKEMRVFQELVGADTDADDLLEFAYPLASKRVVVKRPDYAPFLNDKTPSMQIKTKKNRFDVYVKAAMV, from the coding sequence GTGGTTATTCAGTGTGCCTTTAAAGAGTGTCGCCCGTATTTAAATGAATTAGAAACGCGTTTTGGTTTAGTAAATTGGCAACAAAATAGCCAAGGTTTTAGCCTGCACTATGACGATACAGGACTGAGTTTATTTAAAACTGATGAACCTAAATTAGGTGCCATTAACGTTGATTTTGTTAGCGGGGCAGCCGCTCACAGGCGAAAATTTGGTGGCGGTAAAGGGCAAGCTATAGCCAAAGCGGTTGGCCTTAATAAAGGGGCAACGCCTGTGGTACTTGATGCAACCGCAGGTTTGGGGCGTGATGGCTTTGTATTGGCGTCACTCGGGTGCAAGGTTATTTTACATGAACGTCACCCTGTAGTTGCTGCACTGCTGGCTGATGGTTTAAATAGAGCTTACAGCGACACAGAAATTGGCCCTTGGATGAAAGACAATATGAGCCTAGTCTTTGGCTCAAGCCACACGTTACTAGCCCAATGTGAAAGCATGCCCGATGTGGTGTATTTAGATCCTATGTTTCCACACCGCGAAAAGTCAGCCTTAGTAAAAAAAGAAATGCGAGTGTTTCAAGAGTTAGTAGGCGCAGATACCGACGCCGATGATTTACTTGAATTTGCCTACCCACTTGCTAGCAAGCGAGTGGTGGTTAAGCGCCCCGATTACGCCCCGTTTTTAAATGACAAAACCCCCAGTATGCAAATTAAAACTAAAAAGAACCGTTTTGATGTGTATGTAAAAGCGGCCATGGTTTGA
- a CDS encoding IscS subfamily cysteine desulfurase — MKLPIYLDYAATTPVDERVAKEMMQCLTMDGKFGNPASRSHRFGWQAEEAVDQARTDIADLVNADPREIVFTSGATESNNLAIKGAAQFYKKKGKHIITAKTEHKAVIDTCRELERQGFEVTYMDVEENGLLDLQKLADTMRDDTVLVSIMHVNNELGVIQDIATIGEMCRERKIMFHVDAAQSAGKVLIDVQQLKVDFMSFSAHKAYGPKGVGALYVRRKPRARLEAQMHGGGHERGMRSGTLATHQLVGMGTAFRIAKEDFEKDFAHISALRKRLIDGIMADMDEVYFNGTQDQSVPGIVNISFNFVEGESLLMAVKDIAVSSGSACTSASLEPSYVLRALGRNDELAHSSIRFSIGRFTTEEEIDYTVELMKNSIGRLREMSPLWEMHQEGIDLDSVEWAHH, encoded by the coding sequence ATGAAGTTACCGATTTATTTAGATTACGCAGCAACCACGCCTGTTGATGAGCGTGTTGCTAAAGAAATGATGCAATGCCTCACAATGGACGGTAAATTTGGTAACCCTGCATCACGTTCACACCGTTTTGGTTGGCAAGCAGAAGAAGCTGTTGACCAAGCACGTACAGATATTGCTGATTTAGTAAATGCAGACCCACGTGAAATCGTTTTCACCTCGGGTGCAACTGAATCTAACAACCTTGCTATCAAAGGTGCAGCACAGTTTTACAAAAAGAAAGGTAAGCACATTATTACCGCTAAAACTGAGCACAAAGCAGTCATCGACACATGTCGTGAATTAGAACGTCAAGGTTTTGAAGTAACTTATATGGACGTTGAAGAAAACGGCCTGCTTGATCTGCAAAAGCTAGCAGACACAATGCGTGACGACACCGTACTTGTCAGCATCATGCACGTAAACAATGAGTTAGGTGTAATTCAAGACATCGCAACTATTGGCGAAATGTGTCGCGAACGTAAAATTATGTTCCACGTAGATGCAGCGCAAAGCGCGGGTAAAGTATTAATTGACGTGCAACAACTCAAAGTTGATTTTATGTCGTTCTCTGCGCACAAAGCGTATGGCCCTAAAGGTGTAGGTGCGCTTTACGTTCGTCGTAAACCTCGCGCTCGTTTAGAAGCGCAAATGCACGGTGGCGGTCATGAGCGTGGTATGCGTTCTGGCACACTTGCAACGCACCAGTTGGTGGGCATGGGGACTGCATTTAGAATCGCAAAAGAAGATTTTGAAAAAGATTTTGCACACATCAGCGCATTACGTAAACGCCTAATTGACGGCATTATGGCTGATATGGATGAAGTATACTTTAACGGCACACAAGACCAGTCAGTACCGGGTATTGTAAACATCAGCTTTAACTTTGTTGAAGGTGAATCGTTACTTATGGCAGTAAAAGACATTGCGGTATCGTCAGGTTCAGCCTGTACATCTGCAAGCTTAGAGCCTTCTTATGTTTTACGTGCACTTGGCCGTAACGACGAATTAGCACACAGCTCAATTCGTTTCAGTATTGGTCGTTTTACTACCGAAGAAGAGATTGATTACACCGTTGAATTAATGAAAAACTCTATCGGTCGCCTACGTGAAATGTCTCCACTTTGGGAGATGCATCAAGAAGGTATTGATTTAGATTCAGTTGAATGGGCTCACCACTAA
- the fdx gene encoding ISC system 2Fe-2S type ferredoxin, with amino-acid sequence MPQIVFLPHPELCPDGAAIEAPEGQTVLDAALKNGISIPHACEKSCACTTCHLVIREGFDSLDESDDLEDDMLDKAWGLEPESRLGCQAIIRDEDLVVEIPKYNLNIVNEEH; translated from the coding sequence ATGCCACAAATTGTTTTTCTTCCACATCCTGAATTGTGTCCTGACGGCGCTGCAATTGAAGCTCCTGAGGGGCAAACAGTGCTCGACGCGGCGCTTAAAAATGGCATAAGCATTCCACACGCATGTGAAAAGTCGTGTGCGTGTACTACCTGTCATTTAGTTATTCGTGAAGGGTTTGATTCACTTGACGAAAGTGACGACCTAGAAGACGACATGCTAGACAAAGCGTGGGGCTTAGAGCCTGAGTCGCGCCTTGGTTGCCAAGCAATTATTAGAGATGAGGACTTAGTGGTTGAAATACCTAAGTACAATCTCAATATCGTTAATGAAGAGCACTAG
- a CDS encoding response regulator: MEKLVLTIDDDKLTHLIIEESLAGFCKLIHAKEGEEGLRLINEHKPDIILLDIEMPGKSGYQVCQEIKQNADTKDIPVMFLSSKEALIDRVKGYSVGASDYIMKPFNAEELMARIKILYAYRQQCVKLESDINKANKTAAMAMTESGDMGRIMRYVGQSYHANSLEILSEYFLGFFTPFNLDVVVVFWYQHKSEFYSLKGGVCPLVQELLAQHKDAQRFVDIGESTIINYPKLSLLVKNMPVDDTEKYGRYKDLFPHILEVTNEKVVTMERNEKNYQQAEQISTALEDIISQFNAQNITQSNVAEQFCAQLEALNTAIELQKNNLNPADIDSCISQLEHTMQLLVSANSDLAFIKYQFEQVTQSRSEFLQSLRHKVEDIEPAINQDPDIELF; encoded by the coding sequence ATGGAAAAGTTAGTACTTACCATTGATGACGATAAATTAACCCACCTTATTATTGAGGAATCTCTAGCGGGGTTTTGTAAACTTATTCATGCTAAAGAGGGCGAGGAGGGGCTGAGGTTAATAAACGAACATAAACCCGATATTATCCTTCTCGACATAGAAATGCCGGGCAAGTCGGGTTATCAAGTCTGCCAAGAAATAAAACAAAATGCCGATACGAAAGATATTCCGGTTATGTTTCTCTCATCAAAAGAAGCGCTTATCGACCGAGTGAAAGGCTACAGTGTTGGTGCGTCTGACTACATAATGAAACCGTTTAACGCAGAAGAACTAATGGCACGTATTAAAATACTGTATGCGTATCGCCAACAATGCGTCAAACTCGAAAGCGATATAAATAAAGCCAATAAAACTGCCGCAATGGCGATGACCGAGTCAGGAGATATGGGGCGAATTATGCGCTATGTTGGCCAAAGTTATCATGCCAACAGTTTAGAAATTTTGAGCGAGTACTTTTTGGGTTTTTTTACCCCATTCAATTTGGATGTGGTGGTTGTATTTTGGTACCAGCATAAAAGTGAATTTTACAGCTTAAAAGGTGGTGTATGCCCATTAGTGCAGGAGTTATTGGCGCAACACAAAGATGCACAGCGGTTTGTTGATATAGGCGAGAGCACTATTATTAATTACCCAAAATTATCGTTACTGGTTAAGAATATGCCGGTCGATGACACCGAAAAGTATGGGCGTTATAAAGATTTATTCCCTCATATTTTAGAGGTCACCAATGAAAAGGTCGTTACTATGGAAAGAAACGAAAAAAATTACCAGCAAGCTGAACAAATTAGCACGGCACTGGAAGATATAATAAGCCAGTTTAATGCTCAAAATATCACGCAAAGTAATGTAGCAGAGCAGTTTTGTGCACAACTAGAGGCATTAAATACAGCTATTGAGCTTCAAAAGAATAATTTAAACCCCGCCGATATTGATTCATGTATATCGCAGCTCGAACATACTATGCAGTTACTGGTGTCTGCCAACAGCGATTTAGCGTTTATAAAATATCAGTTTGAGCAAGTAACACAAAGCCGCAGTGAGTTTTTACAGAGTTTACGCCATAAAGTTGAAGACATTGAGCCTGCAATTAACCAAGACCCTGACATAGAGCTATTTTAG
- the trmJ gene encoding tRNA (cytosine(32)/uridine(32)-2'-O)-methyltransferase TrmJ — protein sequence MILDDIRVVLVNTSHSGNIGSAARAMKTMGLSKLYLVDPACEIDSHASALSAGASDVLGNAVIVEKLEDAIADCALTIGTSARSRTLSWPMVEPRECGEKLVAEAENGPVALVFGRENSGLTNEELQLCNYHVCIPANPEYSSLNLAMAVQTLSYETRMAFLNKQPKQEAQDDTVYPNSKQTELFYEHLEETLYNTGFIIKQHPGIVMTKLRRLFNRARPEEAEMNILRGILTSINKSIPK from the coding sequence ATGATCTTAGACGATATTCGCGTTGTTTTAGTTAACACATCACACTCAGGTAATATAGGCTCGGCGGCTCGCGCCATGAAAACAATGGGTTTATCAAAACTCTATTTAGTTGATCCTGCTTGTGAAATTGATAGCCATGCAAGTGCGTTATCTGCAGGTGCTAGCGATGTGTTAGGTAATGCAGTAATTGTTGAAAAGCTTGAAGACGCCATTGCTGATTGTGCATTAACTATTGGTACAAGCGCACGTTCACGCACGCTTTCATGGCCGATGGTTGAGCCTCGCGAGTGTGGTGAAAAGCTGGTGGCTGAAGCCGAGAATGGCCCTGTGGCATTAGTGTTTGGTCGTGAAAACAGTGGCTTAACTAACGAAGAGCTTCAGCTGTGTAACTACCATGTATGTATTCCAGCTAACCCAGAATATAGCTCATTAAACCTCGCTATGGCTGTGCAAACATTGTCTTACGAAACACGTATGGCATTTTTGAATAAGCAACCCAAACAAGAAGCGCAAGACGACACGGTTTACCCAAACTCTAAACAAACAGAGTTGTTTTACGAACACCTTGAGGAGACCTTGTATAACACAGGCTTCATCATCAAACAGCATCCAGGCATTGTAATGACAAAGCTTCGCCGTTTATTTAACCGTGCTCGCCCAGAAGAGGCAGAGATGAATATTTTGCGCGGTATTCTTACCTCTATAAATAAATCGATTCCTAAGTAA
- the iscU gene encoding Fe-S cluster assembly scaffold IscU, producing MAYSDKVIDHVENPRNVGALDKNDPSVATGMVGAPACGDVMKLQIKVSSEGVIEDAKFKTYGCGSAIASSSLVTEWVKGKTLDEAATIKNTDISAELELPPVKIHCSILAEDAIQAAIADYKSKQAK from the coding sequence ATGGCGTACAGTGATAAAGTAATCGACCACGTAGAAAACCCACGTAACGTAGGTGCTCTAGACAAAAACGATCCGTCAGTGGCAACGGGTATGGTAGGCGCACCAGCATGTGGTGATGTAATGAAATTGCAAATTAAAGTATCGTCTGAAGGCGTTATTGAAGATGCGAAATTCAAAACCTATGGTTGTGGTAGCGCAATTGCTTCTTCTTCACTTGTAACAGAGTGGGTTAAAGGTAAAACACTCGACGAAGCAGCAACAATCAAAAACACGGATATCAGTGCTGAGCTAGAATTACCACCAGTGAAAATTCACTGTTCAATTTTAGCCGAAGATGCAATTCAAGCAGCAATTGCAGACTACAAAAGCAAACAAGCGAAGTAA
- the prlC gene encoding oligopeptidase A — MSNPLIGLEGLPPFSKIKPEFVVPALKDGIANCRKAIDDVLAKKSYTWDDLVLPLEEADDKLSRLFSPVSHLNSVMNNDELREAYEQCLPLISEYSTFVGQHQGLYEAYNALYNSDEFKTLTTAQQKSITNALRDFKLSGIALAPKQQKRYGEISARLSELASKFGNNVMDATLAWHKHITDEADLAGLPESALALAADTAKSKDLDGWVFTLDFPSYLPIMTYADNRELRKETYTAFSTRASDQGPNAGEFDNSDIMKEALALRHELAQLLGFKSYAEKSLATKMAETPEQVFSFLEDLAAKSKPQAEQEVAELKAYAEQKHGISELEAWDFGYYGEKLKQEKYAISDEVLRPYFPADKVLSGLFETVNRLFGISVNEVTDFDTYHKDVRFFEIVDSNNTLRGRFYLDLYARDRKRGGAWMDDCMGRKVRANGELQTPVAYLVCNFNKAVGDKPALFTHNEVTTLFHEFGHGIHHMLTQVDAAPVAGINGVAWDAVELPSQFLENWCYEEEALSFISGHFETGEPLPKELLDKLLAAKNYNSGMQMLRQIEFSLFDFKIHNDYVAGEPCQIQAVLNDVRSRTSVVQAPEFNRFQHGFSHIFAGGYSAGYYSYKWAEVLSADAYSKFEEEGIFNPQTGQAFMQHILEKGGSEEPMELFKNFRGREPRVDALLRHSGIAA; from the coding sequence AATTGGCCTTGAAGGCTTACCACCATTTTCTAAAATTAAGCCTGAATTTGTAGTACCGGCACTTAAAGACGGAATAGCAAATTGTCGAAAAGCCATCGATGACGTACTCGCTAAAAAGTCTTACACGTGGGATGACTTAGTGTTACCACTTGAAGAGGCCGACGATAAACTATCGCGACTATTTTCGCCTGTTTCTCATTTAAATTCTGTTATGAATAACGACGAACTGCGTGAAGCATACGAGCAGTGTTTACCGCTTATTTCTGAGTACTCTACGTTTGTCGGTCAGCATCAAGGTTTATACGAAGCGTATAATGCCTTGTACAACAGTGACGAATTTAAAACGCTGACTACAGCACAACAAAAATCAATTACCAACGCGCTGCGCGATTTTAAATTGTCGGGCATTGCATTAGCGCCGAAGCAGCAAAAACGCTACGGTGAAATAAGCGCGCGTTTATCAGAGCTTGCTTCTAAGTTTGGTAACAATGTAATGGATGCGACTTTAGCGTGGCACAAGCACATTACTGATGAAGCCGATTTAGCCGGACTCCCCGAGTCTGCACTTGCGCTTGCTGCTGACACCGCCAAAAGTAAAGATCTAGACGGTTGGGTATTTACGCTTGATTTTCCATCTTACTTGCCAATTATGACTTACGCTGATAACCGTGAACTTCGTAAAGAAACCTACACCGCATTTAGCACACGCGCATCGGATCAAGGCCCAAATGCGGGTGAGTTTGATAACTCAGACATAATGAAAGAAGCACTTGCACTTCGCCATGAACTTGCGCAGTTATTAGGGTTTAAAAGCTACGCTGAAAAATCATTAGCAACAAAAATGGCTGAAACACCAGAGCAAGTGTTTTCGTTCTTAGAAGACCTAGCGGCTAAATCAAAACCACAAGCAGAGCAAGAAGTGGCAGAGCTAAAAGCGTACGCTGAGCAAAAACATGGTATTTCTGAATTAGAAGCATGGGATTTTGGCTACTATGGCGAAAAACTAAAACAAGAAAAATACGCAATATCAGATGAAGTACTACGTCCTTATTTCCCAGCTGATAAAGTGTTAAGTGGCTTATTTGAAACGGTTAACCGTTTATTTGGCATTAGTGTTAATGAAGTAACCGACTTTGATACGTACCATAAAGATGTGCGCTTTTTTGAAATTGTTGATAGCAATAACACGCTACGAGGACGTTTTTACTTAGATCTTTACGCACGCGATCGCAAACGCGGTGGCGCGTGGATGGACGATTGTATGGGTCGTAAGGTACGCGCTAATGGCGAGTTACAAACCCCTGTAGCTTACTTAGTATGTAACTTTAATAAAGCGGTAGGCGATAAACCAGCTTTGTTCACCCATAATGAAGTAACGACTTTATTCCATGAGTTTGGCCACGGTATTCACCACATGCTGACTCAAGTTGATGCTGCTCCCGTAGCAGGTATTAATGGCGTAGCATGGGATGCCGTAGAGCTACCAAGTCAATTTTTAGAGAACTGGTGTTACGAGGAAGAAGCGCTGAGCTTTATTTCGGGCCATTTTGAGACAGGCGAGCCATTACCAAAAGAATTGCTTGATAAGTTATTGGCCGCTAAAAACTATAACTCAGGCATGCAAATGCTGCGTCAAATTGAGTTTTCGTTATTTGATTTTAAAATTCATAACGATTATGTCGCGGGCGAGCCGTGTCAAATTCAGGCAGTATTAAATGATGTGCGCAGTCGTACCTCGGTTGTTCAAGCTCCTGAGTTCAACCGTTTTCAGCACGGGTTTAGCCATATTTTTGCGGGTGGTTATAGCGCCGGTTATTACTCGTACAAATGGGCTGAAGTATTATCAGCCGATGCTTACTCTAAGTTTGAGGAGGAAGGAATTTTTAACCCACAAACAGGGCAAGCCTTCATGCAGCATATTCTAGAAAAAGGCGGCAGTGAAGAGCCTATGGAATTATTTAAAAACTTCCGAGGCCGCGAGCCACGCGTTGATGCGCTACTTCGCCATAGTGGCATAGCAGCTTAA
- the iscR gene encoding Fe-S cluster assembly transcriptional regulator IscR, with translation MKLTSKGRYAVTAMLDVALHTGVGPVALADISQRQEISLSYLEQLFARLRKNGLVSSVRGPGGGYLLGREADVISVGDIITAVDESVDATRCQGANTGCQSGMRCLTHNLWSDLSARIEEFLNNITLAELVEKSDVKEIASRQDNSINNAIKQLENIQVSCQL, from the coding sequence ATGAAATTAACATCAAAAGGACGATATGCCGTTACAGCGATGCTTGATGTTGCGCTGCATACAGGTGTTGGTCCTGTCGCCCTTGCTGATATTTCACAGCGACAAGAAATTTCTTTGTCATACCTTGAACAATTATTTGCTCGCCTGCGTAAAAATGGCTTGGTAAGTTCGGTTCGAGGTCCTGGTGGCGGCTATTTACTAGGGCGAGAAGCCGATGTTATTTCTGTTGGTGATATTATTACCGCAGTTGACGAATCGGTTGATGCAACACGTTGCCAAGGTGCCAACACTGGCTGCCAAAGTGGTATGCGCTGCTTAACCCATAATTTGTGGTCAGATTTAAGCGCACGCATAGAAGAATTTTTGAATAATATTACCCTTGCTGAATTGGTGGAAAAATCAGATGTGAAAGAAATCGCATCACGCCAAGATAACAGTATCAATAATGCAATTAAGCAGTTGGAAAACATTCAAGTAAGCTGTCAACTTTAA